Genomic DNA from uncultured Acetobacterium sp.:
CTGGCTATCGTCCTAGCTTGAATTTTTCCCGGTCGTCTGGGGAAATACCTCTCCCAAAATATCGTTTTTCAGATCAAGACAAGCTTGATAAAGAGCTCTGGCCGCAGGAAGATGTTTTTCCTTGAAGCCCGGGTCAGTGATTAACGCCAGATTAACCTCCACCCCGGATTTTGAGGCAGCGGCGGCGGCCTCAGCCAGATAAACTCCGCCGACCAGATCTCCCAACACTCTTGAAAAACTGCTTCCGATGATTTTCTCGATCTGCACCAGCAACGTATGGCAATGGCTAAGAATGGTCAGAAAAGGTTCGGTCGCACCTTTCATTGCTTCTTGATAAGCTTGGGGATCAGCTTTTTTATCTTTGGCTGCTGCAATCACCCGGCTATAGGCAATAATATCCTCATCGGCGAGATCCAGGCAGGCTGTCCGAAGCCGTTCCCCCACTGCCAGAGATTCTTTTAGTAATGCGTTTTCCCCATGTTTTCTCAGGCTGCCGTCACAGGACATTTCCAGCAATGCTGCTGCCATCGCTGCCGCTGTTGCTG
This window encodes:
- a CDS encoding cyclodeaminase/cyclohydrolase family protein, whose amino-acid sequence is MDKIKDLTVDVYLKKMAVCDFPSPAAGSAAATAAAMAAALLEMSCDGSLRKHGENALLKESLAVGERLRTACLDLADEDIIAYSRVIAAAKDKKADPQAYQEAMKGATEPFLTILSHCHTLLVQIEKIIGSSFSRVLGDLVGGVYLAEAAAAASKSGVEVNLALITDPGFKEKHLPAARALYQACLDLKNDILGEVFPQTTGKNSS